From the genome of Pukyongia salina, one region includes:
- a CDS encoding ribonuclease HII, producing MLKLKIHTQLLECGTDEAGRGCLAGPVTAAAVILPDDFAHPDLTDSKQLSEKKREELRPIIEEQALAFAVSHVMMEEIDQVNILNASILAMHRSIEKLQLAPQFIAIDGNRFKPFHKIPYECVVKGDSKYLHIAAASILAKTYRDEYLAQLHEEFPVYNWKKNKGYPTAEHREAIKKYGPTPYHRRSFRLLPEQLRLNF from the coding sequence GTGTTAAAGCTCAAAATACACACACAATTACTGGAATGCGGTACAGATGAAGCAGGTCGAGGTTGCCTGGCCGGACCTGTTACCGCAGCGGCAGTAATTTTACCCGACGATTTTGCGCATCCCGATCTTACAGACTCCAAGCAACTTTCAGAAAAAAAAAGAGAAGAACTTCGCCCGATCATTGAAGAACAGGCATTAGCATTTGCTGTGTCCCATGTGATGATGGAAGAGATCGACCAGGTAAACATCCTTAATGCGTCCATACTGGCCATGCATCGTTCAATCGAAAAGTTACAGTTAGCTCCCCAGTTTATAGCTATCGACGGAAACCGCTTTAAGCCGTTTCATAAAATTCCTTATGAGTGTGTGGTGAAAGGCGACAGTAAATACTTGCACATTGCAGCAGCGTCCATCCTGGCCAAGACATATAGAGATGAATACCTGGCCCAATTACATGAGGAATTCCCCGTCTACAACTGGAAAAAGAATAAGGGCTATCCCACCGCCGAACATCGTGAAGCCATTAAAAAATATGGCCCTACCCCTTATCATAGAAGGAGTTTCAGACTATTACCTGAACAACTGAGATTAAACTTTTAG
- a CDS encoding tetratricopeptide repeat protein, protein MPRVILILCLLLTTFLQAQDATTYIKTISEEDSVTISGWRIKMAQNINPNPDSAFYYSRKIKEFTQQKKYGPGVIDADYLIGQCFKRLQQNDSAIVYFKQALALAKTIDYPIGAARAYNSLCRTYYLMGMMDESVAACEKAIETTEEYDDPNNMIFADSHTALATAYARQNKLDEAIKKLLVVDSVHKIEALRPDVIAAAYQNLGNIYLDLEDYDASETYYLRANNEFEKLGGNATYYLNTTHIYLGQVYMKKNQLSKADSLLTLSYNFFSAIKDERTVGEISTYLGQLKVKQKQLDKAEAFFNEGFSIHKRNNRTYEASLNALELAKLALDQGRTSKALGYLNEAETLNSSTRNSQVAQETYELFSRSYAQRNDYKKAFEYKNRATAIKDSLMDIQSSEKIREIEAIYQTESRDREIALLTSQNELVEEQKKNQRNVLLGGIALMGLAGLFLFFQYRNRMKTNKKLKELDKAKSTFFANISHEFRTPLTLIKGPVEDQLLSESLSKNDRKNLLIARANTQRLESLVEQLLALSKLESGNMSLKVQPGNLSNFIAAQAEAFSFSSKEKDLTMKVSLKNDDRSMDWFDRDAMEKVLFNLLGNAIKYTHEGGNVKIEGERDGDDFVFSVSNSGNYLSSGQKDKIFERFYQSDPQNPGTGIGLALTKELIELHKGSISVESSEKDGTKFNVQLPVVKMAFSPEEILSEELQKSDTADTILDESIAEQQLAIPEDAPILLIADDNTEIRNYVSSIFESTYQIQMATNGNEGLAIASETIPDIVISDVMMPQLDGFEFTEKLKENEITSHIPVVLLTAKSDDEDKLQGVHSGADAYVIKPFNAQLLKATVFNLLENRRKLQSRFAQEVVIRPKDIAISSADEQFLERLQKVMDEHLTNPEFSAELFSKEMGVSRMQLHRKLKAITGQSTSEFLRSQRLKLALSLLKENKATISEIGYTVGFNDPSYFTKCFKQEFGTSPSDYFAT, encoded by the coding sequence ATGCCACGAGTTATACTAATTCTGTGTCTCTTACTAACGACCTTCCTTCAAGCACAGGATGCAACTACCTATATCAAAACAATTTCGGAAGAGGATTCCGTGACCATTAGTGGCTGGAGAATTAAGATGGCACAAAATATCAATCCCAATCCCGATAGTGCCTTCTACTATTCCCGTAAGATCAAAGAATTCACCCAACAAAAGAAGTACGGCCCGGGGGTGATCGATGCCGATTATCTCATTGGCCAGTGTTTTAAAAGACTACAGCAAAATGATTCGGCCATAGTGTATTTTAAACAGGCACTCGCGCTGGCAAAGACCATCGATTACCCTATTGGTGCTGCCAGGGCCTATAACAGTCTTTGTCGAACTTATTACCTAATGGGTATGATGGACGAATCTGTAGCCGCCTGTGAAAAGGCGATTGAAACTACAGAAGAATACGACGATCCTAATAATATGATCTTCGCAGACAGCCACACTGCTCTGGCTACAGCCTACGCCAGACAGAACAAACTGGACGAAGCCATTAAGAAGTTACTGGTGGTGGATTCGGTTCATAAGATCGAAGCTTTACGGCCCGATGTGATCGCGGCTGCCTATCAAAATTTAGGAAACATCTATCTTGACCTTGAGGATTACGATGCCTCCGAAACGTATTATTTGCGTGCCAACAACGAATTTGAAAAACTAGGAGGTAATGCCACCTATTATCTTAACACCACACATATTTACCTGGGCCAGGTATATATGAAAAAAAACCAGCTTTCGAAGGCCGACAGCCTGTTAACGCTCAGTTACAACTTCTTTTCGGCCATCAAGGACGAACGCACCGTGGGTGAGATCAGCACCTATTTAGGTCAATTGAAAGTTAAACAGAAGCAGCTCGATAAGGCTGAAGCATTTTTTAATGAAGGATTTTCTATTCACAAGCGGAACAACCGCACCTACGAGGCCTCCCTCAACGCCCTCGAACTGGCAAAACTTGCCTTAGACCAAGGCAGGACATCCAAGGCCCTGGGCTATTTAAATGAAGCCGAAACCTTAAATAGTTCAACCAGGAATAGCCAGGTTGCCCAGGAGACTTATGAGTTGTTTTCAAGATCTTATGCTCAGCGTAATGATTATAAGAAAGCTTTCGAATACAAGAACCGCGCAACTGCGATCAAGGATTCGCTAATGGACATTCAAAGCTCCGAAAAGATCCGGGAGATCGAAGCGATCTATCAAACCGAAAGCAGGGATCGTGAAATTGCGCTACTTACTTCGCAGAATGAGCTGGTAGAGGAACAGAAGAAGAATCAGCGAAATGTTTTATTAGGCGGGATCGCACTTATGGGGCTCGCTGGATTGTTTTTATTCTTTCAGTATAGAAACCGGATGAAGACCAATAAGAAACTCAAGGAACTCGATAAAGCGAAATCCACCTTCTTTGCCAATATTTCTCATGAGTTCCGAACCCCCCTCACCTTGATAAAAGGTCCGGTAGAGGATCAGTTACTTTCAGAATCTCTGTCTAAGAATGATCGTAAAAACCTTCTTATCGCCAGGGCCAACACGCAACGTCTGGAATCTCTGGTAGAGCAATTGCTAGCCTTATCGAAACTGGAAAGCGGGAATATGAGTTTAAAGGTCCAACCCGGTAATTTATCGAATTTCATTGCCGCCCAGGCGGAGGCTTTCTCATTTAGCAGTAAAGAAAAGGATCTTACAATGAAAGTCTCATTGAAAAACGATGATCGATCGATGGATTGGTTTGACCGAGACGCCATGGAAAAGGTACTTTTTAATTTACTGGGTAACGCCATAAAATATACCCATGAAGGGGGCAATGTAAAAATTGAAGGAGAAAGGGACGGCGACGATTTTGTTTTTAGTGTTTCTAATTCCGGAAATTATTTATCCTCCGGGCAAAAGGATAAAATATTTGAACGATTCTATCAGTCCGATCCTCAAAATCCGGGCACCGGTATAGGTCTTGCGCTTACAAAAGAACTTATAGAGCTTCACAAAGGAAGTATTTCGGTAGAGAGTTCGGAGAAGGACGGGACGAAATTCAATGTACAACTTCCAGTGGTGAAGATGGCATTCTCTCCCGAAGAGATCCTTTCAGAAGAGCTTCAGAAAAGCGATACAGCAGATACAATATTGGATGAAAGTATTGCTGAACAACAATTGGCTATTCCCGAAGATGCTCCCATCCTACTAATCGCCGATGATAATACGGAAATTCGAAATTACGTGTCCTCGATTTTCGAATCTACCTACCAGATACAAATGGCTACCAATGGAAATGAAGGCCTGGCTATTGCTTCAGAAACCATTCCAGATATCGTGATTAGTGATGTGATGATGCCGCAACTGGATGGGTTCGAATTCACAGAAAAGTTAAAGGAGAACGAAATTACTTCGCATATTCCTGTGGTTTTGCTCACGGCAAAATCTGACGACGAAGACAAACTCCAAGGAGTTCACAGTGGTGCCGATGCTTATGTTATCAAGCCGTTTAATGCACAATTGCTAAAGGCTACAGTTTTCAATTTACTTGAAAACAGGCGAAAATTACAATCGCGCTTTGCACAAGAAGTTGTGATACGGCCAAAAGATATTGCTATTTCCTCGGCCGATGAACAATTCCTGGAAAGGCTTCAGAAAGTTATGGACGAACATCTTACTAATCCCGAGTTTAGTGCAGAGCTATTTAGCAAAGAGATGGGGGTGAGCCGTATGCAGTTACACAGAAAATTAAAAGCGATCACCGGACAATCCACCAGTGAATTTTTAAGATCACAGCGATTAAAATTAGCACTAAGTCTATTAAAGGAGAATAAAGCCACTATTTCGGAAATAGGATATACAGTTGGATTCAATGACCCTTCCTATTTCACTAAGTGCTTTAAACAGGAATTCGGGACCTCCCCATCCGATTATTTCGCTACATAG